The sequence below is a genomic window from Neomicrococcus aestuarii.
TACGGATTCTTGAGCGAGATCTGTGAGCAAACGCTTCATGGCGCGAGAGCCCAAAAGTTCGGAAGGATTGGGTGGAACACGGCCGGCGCCGAGAACCTGCAGGCGCGGATCGCCAGACCACTCTTGCAAGACGTCATCGAGATCCACGGCACCAGATAGCAAGTCAGTGAGGCCAGCGCCCGACTGAAGCTGGAAGATGTCCGTCTGGACGGAGCGGCGAAGGTCTGCATCGATCAGGACAACCTTGCTGCCGGATTGTGCAATGGTGACGGCGAGGTTTGCTGCGATCGAGGACTTACCTTCACCAGCGAGGGCGCTCGTGACCACAATGATGCGTGGAGGGTTATCCACTCGCGAGAAGGTCAGGTTGGTGCGGAGCTCGCGAAGTGCTTCTGATGTGGCCCAACCCTGCTTGTCCCCGGGCTCGCCCACGGTGATGACCTGACGGTGATGATCCAAGCGCTTGTCCTGGGGGACAGTTCCAAGAACCGGGTGACCGGTGGTGGTTTCCACCTGTTCGGTGGAGCGAATGCGAACGTCAAAGAGGTGCTTGATGAACACAAAGAGTGCTGCCAGGATCAGCCCGGCAACAGCGCCGTACATGAGATTGGTGCGCAGGACAGGTGCAGACGGTGCGCTTGGAAGAAGCGCGCTGGAAATTGGAATGATCTGAACTACCGGAACGCTTGAGGTGGAATCCGTTCCTCCGGTAGCCATCACGCGCTCCACGCGCGCGGCTTCCTCTGCCAATGCCGAAGCGAAAGCGTCAGCCGACGCGCGGGCATGCTCCGGATTCTCTGCAGTAGCCGTCACGCGAA
It includes:
- a CDS encoding tyrosine-protein kinase domain-containing protein: MEYTAENQPQALNHQVRRLARVVLNNWKGAIAIFLLAVLASVGLFLISSKTYAATNTVMVVAGGGNNLGSYLSAETLANTKAETYLALGNAPEVSQLVSKHFAEEGQAVSWKGVTFTKDPSNSQIRVTATAENPEHARASADAFASALAEEAARVERVMATGGTDSTSSVPVVQIIPISSALLPSAPSAPVLRTNLMYGAVAGLILAALFVFIKHLFDVRIRSTEQVETTTGHPVLGTVPQDKRLDHHRQVITVGEPGDKQGWATSEALRELRTNLTFSRVDNPPRIIVVTSALAGEGKSSIAANLAVTIAQSGSKVVLIDADLRRSVQTDIFQLQSGAGLTDLLSGAVDLDDVLQEWSGDPRLQVLGAGRVPPNPSELLGSRAMKRLLTDLAQESVVIVDSPPLLPVTDASVLSTSADGVLVVARAGSTSIEALKKATDRLERVNGHVLGVVLNQVPRKGSSAGQYGYYSDSYYYTSTDGQRTRRQSGKRRAASSSSK